The DNA sequence CCTCCCCCTCCGGTaactccctcaccccctcacccactccctcaccccctcaccccactcccgGTCACCCCACTCCCGTAACCCCACTCCCCCTCACCCCACGTGTGCCCAACATCGAAGCCCGCAACACCGCCGCCCATGCTGCCTCCGTCCGCCACCACGCCCGGGAAAGCCCAACGGCCTCTCCCCATCCCCATCCCAAATCCAACATCTTCGAGACCAGGCCCAAGACCAAGCCCGAACCCACCCAGAGCCAGAAACCCACCAGGACCCTGCTGTGTGTTGCTCAGCAACGAAGTGAAGCTCCCACCGAACTGCACGGGTGCTCCGGGGTGGTTGTTCCCGGCCACGGGAACCATGGTGAGCGGGGTCACAGAAGAAACCGAGGTGACGGCCGCACCCGCGGAGGAGGAGGTTGTGGCGGTGGAGGCTGAAGGAACGGTGCGAGAGCACTTGGCGTTTTTACGGCTTCCACCGCCGACGGGGATGTCACGGAGAGTGCCGCCGTGGGTCCAGTAGCGGCGGCAGGACTTGCAGAAGTGGCGAGGCTGGGAGAACTTGTAGTTGTTGTAGTAGCAGAACTTGGTATTAGTAGAGTCGCAGGGAGGGCATGGCAGGTGCTCTTGCTCGGCCGGCGGTGGGGCTAGGGAAGTGTTGTGAGGCTTGGCTGATCGATGGCTTTCGCCGGAGTCGGAGGAGGGCATGGCGTTGTGAAATGGGGTGAAGGTAGAAATAGTATATAGTTGAAATTGTATGTGTGAGGGGGTGAGGGATGAGGGGTGGGGGGTGAGGGAGTTACAggaggggggaggggggaggggggagtggggtggggggagggggaggtttattttaattttttaatattatttttaattatttttattaataatgaagggtaatatggtaaaaaaaataaaattgaagtggaaaagaacgattttataacgttttgtaacgttgaggatgattttaataacaaaaaaaggtcggggatgattttgattttcaccccagatcttagggacgatttcagtacttaaccctaaaaaatacttTGGTTTTTCAGAATTAATCCTAAGTAgactattttagtttttaaatttaaaatttaaatttgtaatttttaatgtatttaaataacaataataccaagaaataaatttttatctttttaattaatttttaaaggaatatttaaaaatttaaaattaatctttaaatggagtaattttatctttttaaatttaaatataaatttttaatctttaaattaTTTGATGTAATTTGGTATAAATAAGCATTAATTAGTTGATAGTTTTTAGCAAAGTAGttagaaaagaataaaagtaaaatatcaaaatattgtaAATACTGAAAGAAAATTAATTCAGCAAACATCTAACACAAATTCACAGGGGCCACCGCCCACCAGCATCCATACTCTACAGTTCTAATTTAATCATCATATCGTGGGAGAAGTGGTGATGGAGTCATCAATTGGCGAAGGTGTTTTTTTTTGGGTTGGTGGATTCGACAACTTCCAATTTTAGTACCTCAATAGATTGGATAAATTTTAATGAATTGGACAACCTTAATCTTAGGTACATAACACATCCACACACTTCTCActtattttatcacatttttcctCAATTGCATTCAAATTCTAGACCTTGAGGTGAGGAGGGGGGAGAAATGCCATTAGAGCCAAAGTTCATTGGCGCGAAGGTAGTTCAAATGGATAATTTTTTGATGTGGGTGAACATCCTAATCCTATGAAACCCATCTCTGGTCCCCATTTCCTATTCTTTTAACTAGTGTTGGatgaattttttcaaaattttggaggatttttttattaattttgaataatttttttattatattttaaatacatttttttttaaattttgaatattttttattagttttagattttttttgaagtttagatgatttttttggaatttaaatgatttttttaataattttaatattttttaaatattttttaaaatatttttttaatgtctcattttattaaaatttaaaatttttaaattattatatatctcttttttattaagttttggatgttttgtcatttttaaaatgaatttttaaaataatttaaacatattttttttttaaatgatgagAGGTGGCATAGTAGAACAATGGATGCGACTGGAGGTAGGGCAGCAGGACATCGGCATTGAGGTTTGGTGTTGCGAGATGACGATAACGACGTGGAATATAAGTAATTACATTAGAATGTTTCTTATGTTTAATGGACCTTGAAATACAATCTAATACAATATTATTCGTTGTTAACTACATTCTTATTAGTTACTTAGCGGTTTCGATAACCATAATAACCCATGTTTAGTTGTTGTTGTATATTATCCCACGACATACATTATTAAAGTCTACTTGAGCTACACATTCATGTAATTTTCTATCCAAGTCAATCCAAGCTAGCCGAACAGTAAAAAAATCCAATCCCATTAAATAAGTGTGTATCACATGCGCTCAAACCCCCTAAAACGTTAGCATATTCATTCGCACATTAAATATGAAGCGTTCCTTCTTCAACTTTGAAACCGCTATTGGagttcaaatctctctcaaaatctctcaaaacTCATTCGTGTTCTCTGCGAAAATTGCTTCTACTCCAGAATCACGTCAAGCTttcgaaaggaagaagaaaaagcaaacaAAATCAAGAACAGAGACTGCGAAAGGTATGAGAAAAACTACTGTTCATTTAAAATCTCGCATTCTCGCATTTCTCCTAGTTAGATTTAAGGTTTAGTGGATTGATTTGCTTCATTTAGTAGATCGAGTTATTCtgattccatatttttttttgCGTAACTAGGGCATACGAATGAAAATGTGTTGTTATTTTCTGTGATATTTAGTACGGTTCATTGGAGTTGGTGATttagattcacttgattgttagtgtgttcaattgatttcttttgcatgcagaaatattttcttgctgattgaatgtttatcacgttttattcaaaaCATGAATGGAGATCGGTTCATTAGAGTTGGTGATTTtgtttcacttgattgttaagtATTCAGTTGATTTCtcttgcatgcagaaatatttttcttgctgattgaatgtttatcatgttttattcaAAACATGAATGGAGATCGGTTCATTGGAGTTGCTGATTTTGATTCACCTGATTGTTATGTAttcagttgagttcttttgcatgcagaaatattttccTTGCTGATTGAATGGTTAACACGTTTTATTCAAACATGAATGGATCGGAGTTCAGTTCATTGGACTTGGTGATTTTCATTCACTTTATTATTATGTGttcagttgagttcttttgcatacagaaatattttttcttgctgattgaatgtttaaCACATTTTATTCAAACATGAATGGAGTTCGGTTCATTGGAGTTGGTGATTTTCATTCACTTAATTAAAATATGCATGCTTGTGCTTGTCGGTGTATTGAGTGaagtattgactaaatttttttgtccttatagtaaaaataaaaaagatgatgGTGACCAAAAAGCAGAAGCCGTGCTATAACGTAAGCATATATacacatttaaatatatttatcgcCTTTCATTCAAATAAACTCTATTTTGTTTTAGAAATATATCATAACACATTGTTTCAAAACCTTGTAGAAAACTCACGATTTCAGATGCCAGACAAAAGCAATAGCGAGGGTGTTCAAGAATATGAGTCAACAAAAGAAAGATATTGTCGAAGAAATGGGATTCGGTGCGCTGGCACATATCCCGAAAATGAATGTCTCTCACAAGCTCTTGAGAGAATTGATTGCTTGCTATGATGACTATTATGGATACTTGGACACTCTGTATGACAGAATATACATAACACCTGCCAAGATAGTAGATGCGCTGGGAATAAACCACGGCGGTAATATCCCTTCAACTTGTGCTTATTTTGGTTCTTTGGTTCCTTTATTTTTGGTTTATTTGGGTACAGAAAATGAAACTGAGCCTTTTTGACTGATTTGttgctattaaaatattgtaaGGAATCATTTTTCTGAGAAAGTTTAGTACGACAAACTCAATGAGCAAAATAAGCAGATAATTGACAGCTTCAAAAGTGCTACATTAGCATCTTTGACAAAGTCTGTCCTTGATATGAGTGTTGAGGGGGAGGAGAACCGTAAGAAGTTCAAGAGAACTTTTGTCGTCTTTATCCAGAAGTGCTTCTTGCTGCCGATGACAGTGAGCACGGCCTCCCCAATCCATAAGCCCCATGCCCTTTGTGTAGACAATATCCGACAATGGGATTGGGCAACTCATGTGCTGAGCTTCTTGAGGAAGGGGATCGAAGCCCGGAAGCTGGGAAAAAAACAATCCATTGATGGCTGTGTGTTTGTTTTGATGATGATATATTTTCATGAATCTAAGTTCCCTTGACTAGATGCACCTAAGACTCTCGGGAGACCGTGGGTGGCCCACTAGACGCGAAGTCTTTTGCTCGAGTGGATAGCTAAGGAAGCAATTGATACGatggtaaattaaacaaaaacttTCCTTGAAAATTCGGTTCAGATGCTTCTAAAATACTCTGCTAACTAAATAATTTTGTGCTTTAGGGACTTGTGTACAGATCACAATTACGGGAgagaaagacaaaagaaaagaaggtGTCGAAGATAGTTTTtttgaaggagaaagagaagggaaagatgaagaaagaaaaaaagaaaattgttgttCTGGATTATTCTTCAGAAGAAGACAGTTTTTCCGAatctgtttcgagggttacctgaaaccttGAGTTCAGACCAGACGTGAGGCCCGGGCTTCCTTTGAATGTGGATCTCCAATCTACCAGTGTTGAGGTGCCGCCTATCCGAGCTCCTCGTGGGGGGATtgaggggtggtacctgcaagagactccgatgcttaagttagcaagggttttaggCGGATTTTTTGTAGAATTAGCGTATGAATTATACCTGGGGCCTCCAGTGTCTTTATAGTGGTGCTTGGTGATCTTCTCTGGAGGGAAtatccttatcttatcttatatcttgtTGATGAGATCATATCTGCCTTCTAGTGGGAGGTGGCCTTGCTGTATTGGGCCTCTTTGGGCCTTCTGATGGTCTTCCGATCTCTTAGAAAGAGGTCAGTGGGGGTGAGAGGGCCCTCCTTGAGGTCGGCCCCTTTACCTTTTGCCGACCCGATTCTAAAGCtcgggtcagggtatgaacagtatccCTATTTGAGTTTCGACCTTTTTAATAGGTCGTGCTCAAACATCCTTTGGTCGAACACACTTGCCCCGAATAGGCCGGGCATTTTATTCTTCTCGGGTGGGCTTTGCGCCTTTTGATCTTCTTTTAAATGTGAAACGTTTGCTTTTAATGCTACACTAGTTCCGAGCATGACAGTTCTCTTGGGTGTCTGTGAACGCTTTTAAGGCTCATTGATTGGGCCTTTACTCCCATTTTTCCGTTTCGATTTTCCCTCTTTTTGTTTCATTTAAAATCCTAGGGATTcctccatttttcactttttgctTTCGTTTGTTTCATTTGCTCAGAGAAAGAGGCTTTCCTTCGTTCATCCTCTGGTTGTCCCTGCGCTCCAAGATTGTTTCTTTCTTGGATTTTCAGAGTTTCCATCACTCAGTGAGGATCGCTTGCAGCTCGCTGTTTGCTCGTCATCGTTCCgcttttcttctttcccttccAGGTTggcacttttttatttttcccatTTCACGCTCTTTGTTGGTAATGATCTGGTTTTCTGTTGTGATGCGAGCTCCTTTTTTCGTTTTTGTGCTTGCCTCTGGTGATATTGCATGTTCGCTTCTGTTTCAAAGTTTTGATTTTTGCTATTAGTGCTGGGTGATTGGGTTTGTAGGTCTCTGTATTTTTGAATTGCGCTTTTCCTGTGTTtatattgcctccaaagggtgtctCTGTGTCGCGGTGTCAGCGTTTGCGAGACTGGGGTTCCCATTTACTGTCTTGGATATTGCTGTTGGATTTTCCGTTTGTTTCTTGTCTTTGGCCGAGCTGCTCGTAGTGACGTTCTTTGTTTTTTATTGCTGTAGGTGTAGTGTATATGTCTCATAAGAATCTTGTTGAAATGTCTACAAAGGTTCCTCCTAGTATGGCTGATTGGCTAAATTCTGTAGTGTTGTGTTGTGTGACGGTGGCGGATCGGGAATACCGTGAGAAGTTTAGGAGGTTCCATAGGGTTTGCGGGAATAGGAGGGATGAGAAAGATTATGAGCTTGTTACCCCCGATCCTGAGGAGAGGGTCAGTTTTCCCCCTTTAAGTCAGACAGAGCGTCCGTTTTTCTATTATGACTGTTGCTTTACCAAGTtaggtattacccttccttttaccgacTTTGAGACTGAGATCCTTTGGACGTGCAACCTTGCCTCTACCCAACTTCATCCCAACTCTTGGccttttatgaatatttttcagCTTTTGTGTCAGGAGTTGGGTGTCCGACCTTTCCTCAGTCTGTTTTTGTATCTGTTTGTTTTAACCAAGCCTGGGTCGACCAAGGagaaggcttcttggatctcTTTTCGAGTTAATAAGGGTAGGAAGGTCTTTGCTATCTTTGACGACTCCTTCCACGATTTTAACAACTTTTACTTTAAAGTCCGAGCTATAGATAAGGTCCatcctttctttttggatgagaatgatgagccttcCTTTCCCCTTTGTTGGCAAGAGAACCATGTAGTGGCCAAGTATACACTAGAGAGTTTAGACGAGGTGGAGCGGGCTTTTGTAGGTGTGTTAGAGGAGCACTGGGGTCGAGCTCCTCACTAAGACACGAAGAAGTTTTTAGGGGATCCCAGCCTTCTCTGGTCCGAGTTAGGTAGTATCCGACCTCTTGTTCCTTTATTTTCTCTTAGTTGTATCTTTTGATGATGTTTTCGTGGTTCTTTTGCAGAGATGGCTTCAGGATCTGATTTTATGAAGTTTTTGCGCAAGACGAAGAAGACTGTGGCTGCTCAGAATATTCAAAGGAAAGCGGCTGGGGAGAGCTCCTCTTAGCTTCCTCCAAAGAAGCTGGACTCGGGTCCTCAGGGCCCGAGAAAGGTCATCCCGACTCCCAACATCCGCCTGGTTCCTATCGACCCGCCCGTGGTGAGCTCGGGCGCTACTTCCTCCCCTTCTTGCTCTGGGCCTGCTCCTAAGAAGCAGAAGACGTCTGGTGTGGTTGACATCAATGACAAGGAGTTTGATGGTCTGGCCTAGGCTGAGGAGCATATCGTACCTCATGGTTTTATTTCTACTGACGACGTATCCATCCTCAACCACTTTTAGTATATGGCTCGTAACTGTGTCTGGATGTTTAACCTGAATGCCATCTTGGCAAGAGATTTTAAGAAGTCTCTGATTAATGCCACCAGTGCCTTCTTGGGGAGTGCGAAGGCCGAATTTGAGAGGGTTGATGGTTTAAGAGCCGAGATGGAAGCGAAGAATGTTGGACTGGAGCTTGCACTAGAGAAGGAGAAGTCCCGAGCTACTAAAGCTGAGGCTGCTTCTAATTTGTTGGAGGACATGGTGAAGAAGGCCAAGGAAAGCCATACCCGGACATATGCCGAGCTCCTTGAAGTGAAGGAGAAGCTTCAGTCGGCTTATGGTGATTATGCTGAGTTGCAGGGGAACGTGGTAAACGGTATGACTGCTATGTATGAGAATCTGAAGGATCAGGTCCGGGTTTTGGCTCCCGATCTCGACCTCTCCTTATTTAGTATGGACAATGTGGTGGTTGATGGTAAGATCATTCCTGCTCTGGACGAGGATAAGATCTCGGTGCCCAACCCCCAGGCTAAGGCTTTCCCAACCCCTTCTGCTGAGGCTGCCCAGTCTGAGGCCGACCCTGATGTGGAGATCTTAAATGGGCCAGATGGCGTTGTCACGGCAGTTCCGATCTCGATtatccctcctcctcctcctcctcctcaataTGCAATGACAAGCGAGAAGTTGGACCCTTTGTGACCTTGCTTATGAACACTTTTACTTTGTTTGTGTTATGTTTTGGTATGGCCCGATTTGTGGGTCTTTGATGGATATTTTGGTTTTGTACTAGCCCATAGTTAAAACACTTTTACCTCTTAGTTGCTCCTAGCAACTTTTAAGTTTAATGtttaactttttgaactttttgGTTGTTTTTGATAGTTCAGCAAATCTCTCTTAAGTAATGTTCATAACAAACCTTTACCTTTTATTGCTTGGCTGAGCTTTTCCGGACATTTGCGTTTTGCCTTTTGGCTGCTTTTGATAACCTTTATTTGGTAAAGTCCGAGTTGGCTTGGCTGTGAGTTTGTTGGTTGGTCCACTTTGACTTTTTAGTCGTTCCTTGACGACTTTTTAGTTAGCGTTTGTGCTTCGGGCCCCTAGTCGTGTTCTGTCAGCTTTTTAAGTAGCGTTCTTCTCCGAACTACTACCTTTCAACTGTTACTTTAGTGACTTTCAGGGGTAGTGTTTCTACCTTTTTTTGGGGGGCCCTTTGAGTGTTTTTGACTTTGGGTTTTTTCCCGACCTTTGCATGGTTGAAGTGTTTTCTATTCCTTTTAGCTGTCCTTTTGGTGGTCCGACTTCATTCTGTcgggcctttttaagttatttttgtaactctttttttttctccgaCCTTGATAGGCCGCTTTGTACGAGTTgtttttataacttctcacattaatttgaacctcgtcgctttatcttgccGACCACATTGGGTTGGGCAATGATTTTCGCATTTtttcgagcataaattaatgcgcctggGTAGGAAACTTTTGAAGAATGATTgcttttattagaataaatttccAAGAGATGAAAATTTCTATACATGCCTGGTTACCCTGTAGCTCAGGCGTCCCTTAGCTCTTgtcttggtgcctcattaaaaaaccctttgttggaaaaaaagagtgcatcttggtTCAAGGCTTTCTATCTATAGTACCtccttaggttacaggcgtgccaggttCTTGGGAGCTCCCGCCTTTCGAGGTTGGACACCTTATAGTAACCTTTCCCTAGTACTTCCACTACCCGgcatggtcctttccagtttgcagctagctttccttctttcGACTTGCCTGCTCCTATGTCGTTTCGGATCAGGATAAGGTCGTTGGTTGCGAAGCTTCGTTGGATTACCTTCCAGTTGTATCTTAGTGCCATTCGACGCTTCAGGGCTTCctccctaatccgagctctttctcagacttctggaagaaggtcgagctcttctctctttgTTTGGGAGTTGATTTCCTCATTTTAGAAGATCACATTGGGGGATCCTTCGTCTACTTCAACggaaatcattgcctccattccgtaagctagtcggaaagGTGATTCGCCTATGGTGGAATGTGgtgttgttcgatacgcccataggacttgggggagcttcttcggcccaagctccctttgcgttcTGTAGTCAGTGTTTCAGCCTGGCCAGTATGACCTTATTTGCTGCCTCAGCCTGTCCGTTGGCCTATTGTGTTCcactgaggtgaactggtgtCTGATTTTTAAGTCGGCTACTAGGTTTCTGAAACCCGTATCAgtgaattgagttccattgtctgtggggatggagtaagggaccccaaaccttgtgacaatgtttctgtatAAGAATCTTCGACTTTGCTGGACAGTGGCagtggctaggggctctgcctcaatccactttgtgaagtagtctactcctaatatgaggaatttgacttgtcctgatccttagGGGAAAGGTctgaggaggtcgagtccccatttcacGAACGGCCAGCGTGAGGTGACGCTGATGAGATCTTCAGGTGCAGCTACATAGAAATTCgcgtgcttctggcatggtgggcatgttttTATGAACTCAACTGCTTCCTTTTACAGGATCGGCCAGAAGAAGCCGGTTCGGATCACCTTTTTGGACAGTACCCGAGCTCCCATATGATTACCACACATACCACTATGAACATCCTCCAGGACTTCCTTTGTGTCAGAGGTTAGGACGCATTTGAGGAGGGGTGTTAATATCCCTCTTCTGTATAGGACGTCGTGTACTAGAGTATAGTGTTGTGCCTCCCTTATGAGccttgatgagaggaacttttgcgtggtctagaaatttgcggataatcctcgttgcaagtatagtttctaaaccttcaaaagtcctttcatacaaacattttggttgtc is a window from the Arachis hypogaea cultivar Tifrunner chromosome 17, arahy.Tifrunner.gnm2.J5K5, whole genome shotgun sequence genome containing:
- the LOC112763712 gene encoding dof zinc finger protein DOF3.4-like, whose amino-acid sequence is MPSSDSGESHRSAKPHNTSLAPPPAEQEHLPCPPCDSTNTKFCYYNNYKFSQPRHFCKSCRRYWTHGGTLRDIPVGGGSRKNAKCSRTVPSASTATTSSSAGAAVTSVSSVTPLTMVPVAGNNHPGAPVQFGGSFTSLLSNTQQGPGGFLALGGFGLGLGPGLEDVGFGMGMGRGRWAFPGVVADGGSMGGGVAGFDVGHTWGEGEWGYGSGVTGSGVRG